A window of Salvelinus alpinus chromosome 31, SLU_Salpinus.1, whole genome shotgun sequence contains these coding sequences:
- the LOC139561434 gene encoding uncharacterized protein isoform X2, which produces MPVTELPQGRNCSSLATGELLLHYLKISAPLVEVLMSAVFGKSSLAAEVLLCWWSGKLSCCTLARPLGHQGSGTSCWNWGKPGQVNSTL; this is translated from the exons ATGCCTGTTACTGAACTACCACAAG GTCGTAACTGTTCCAGCCTGGCCACTGGAGAACTGTTGCTGCACTACCTCAAG ATTTCTGCCCCCCTGGTTGAGGTCCTAATGTCTGCCGTGTTCGGAAAG AGCTCGTTGGCTGCTGAAGTGTTGCTGTGCTGGTGGAGCGGGAAG CTCTCCTGTTGTACACTGGCACGCCCTCTTGGTCATCAAGGAAGTGGGACGTCTTGTTGGAACTGGGGAAAACCAGGCCAAGTCAATTCAACCCTGTGA
- the LOC139561434 gene encoding uncharacterized protein isoform X1 yields MSLWVFSLQEGRNCSSLATGELLLHYLKISAPLVEVLMSAVFGKSSLAAEVLLCWWSGKLSCCTLARPLGHQGSGTSCWNWGKPGQVNSTL; encoded by the exons ATGTCCTTGTGGGTCTTCAGTCTTCAGGAAG GTCGTAACTGTTCCAGCCTGGCCACTGGAGAACTGTTGCTGCACTACCTCAAG ATTTCTGCCCCCCTGGTTGAGGTCCTAATGTCTGCCGTGTTCGGAAAG AGCTCGTTGGCTGCTGAAGTGTTGCTGTGCTGGTGGAGCGGGAAG CTCTCCTGTTGTACACTGGCACGCCCTCTTGGTCATCAAGGAAGTGGGACGTCTTGTTGGAACTGGGGAAAACCAGGCCAAGTCAATTCAACCCTGTGA